Genomic segment of Synechococcus sp. A15-28:
CACCATGATTGAGGGTGGTGAAGCTGTACGAGATGCTACTCAGCGTATTGCTCACTCATCAAACACTGATCTTGTTTCCAGCCTTCAATCTGATGTGCGTCTGCTCACAGAAGATGGCGAGAAGATTGTTTCGAGTTTTGACCTTAGCCCTGGTGATCGTGTTTCGTTCCTGCCAGGAGACAAAATACCGATCGATGGTGTTATTGAGTCTGGTGAAGTTTCCCTCGATGTTGTGAAGCTGACGGGTGAATCAGTTCCGAGGATGTCGGGTCCCGGAGATGAGATTTTGGCCGGCTTTATTGTTTTGGAAGGCCACATTATTGTTACAACCTCTGCTGTTGGTCATGACACGCGCGTCGGGCAGATCACTAAAATGATCGAGTCGGCGCCTGTTTTTGACACGCGTGTCGGAAATTTTGCCGCAAATATCGCCAATCGGTTTGTCATCCCGACATTGGTTTTGGCGGGTGTCTCCCTGATGCTCAGTGCAGGCAATATTGCTCAGGCAGCATCTCTGCTCATGTTCGATCTTGGAACGGGGCTGCGTGTTTCAGTCCCAACTGCGATCATGGCTGCACTGACCAGAGCTGGAAGTCAAGGCCTGCTGATTCGTAGTGGACGTGCTTTGGAGCAGTTGGTTGAAGTTGATGTTGTCGTTTTTGATAAAACCGGTACGTTGACGGAAGGCCACCCGTCAATTGTTGAGTTTACTGTTTTTGACCAAAATGGAGCCCCCGATGAGTTTGTTGATGCTGATAAGTTTAAACACCTTTTGCAACTTTCCACATCACTTGAACAGGGGTTGAACCACCCGATCGCCAAGGCGATTCGTGATTTTGCTGAAGAGCAAGACGTCGACGTGATCGATTGCGAAAGCTGGGATTACAGGGTCGGTCGAGGTGTCGTCGCCACTGTTAATGGTGAGACGGTTCTTCTCGGAAACTTAAAACTTCTTCGGGAAGAGGGTGTCGAGATCTGGACAGTCGACTCCAAGCCTGAGCTGGACGTTGCTACCCCCATTTATCTTGCAGTTGATGGTCTCTTGGCCGGTATTCACTACGCCCTTGATCGTGTCAGACCAGATACGTCAGCCATGATCGCTGAATTGCATAACCGGGGTATTGAAGCTCATATGTTGACCGGTGACATTTCCTCTGTCGCCCATGCTGTCGCTGCCGATATCGGCTTACAGCCTCATGAAGTTCATTCAGATGCCTTACCTGATCAAAAGGCAGAGTTGGTTCAAGAGTTCACTGCCGCAGGGAAGAAAGTTGTTTTTGTGGGTGATGGCATCAATGATTCAGCAGCCCTTGCCTATGCTGATGTCTCAGTATCCTTCGCCTCAGGCAGTGATTTAGCTCGCGAAACGGCTGATATTGTTCTCACGAATGATCGGGTCTCTGATCTGATTGTTGCCCAAGATTTAGCACGTCATACTTTTGCTTTGGTGAAACAGAACATTGGTATTGTCGGGGTTCCAAACTTATCGGCACTTCTGATCGGTACGTTCCTGCCAGTCAATCCCATCGCGGCTGTTTTCCTTAACAATGGTTCCTGTCTTGTGGCAGCTGGCAATGCGATTCGGGCTCTTGGTTTCAAGGCCAAACCGCTACCTGAAATCGAAGCATCAGCTTCTACAGTGAATGTAGAAACAGTGCTCCCTGATACCGCTGCAGCTCAGGCCACGACAGAAGAAACTACCGACGAGAACGCTTCCTTACCCATCACTCATCTT
This window contains:
- a CDS encoding heavy metal translocating P-type ATPase produces the protein MATSFQNSSGFGVVDGGASARTSRDPALPRFIDRILHASSRRLRFSVETDFKDPDNFTRHISTLSSVEQVRFNSWASCYIVIFKTGYKIDALQWLSSLPRRSREIPIVPEDSLTDTATSTSLQSAEEEEEKFVPTRIILPVCSLGLAIAAGPLALPPLAVGVFIIGAAHLSFKRAWEGLKKERKINVDFLDALAVLLHSLEGFLLGPAMMITMIEGGEAVRDATQRIAHSSNTDLVSSLQSDVRLLTEDGEKIVSSFDLSPGDRVSFLPGDKIPIDGVIESGEVSLDVVKLTGESVPRMSGPGDEILAGFIVLEGHIIVTTSAVGHDTRVGQITKMIESAPVFDTRVGNFAANIANRFVIPTLVLAGVSLMLSAGNIAQAASLLMFDLGTGLRVSVPTAIMAALTRAGSQGLLIRSGRALEQLVEVDVVVFDKTGTLTEGHPSIVEFTVFDQNGAPDEFVDADKFKHLLQLSTSLEQGLNHPIAKAIRDFAEEQDVDVIDCESWDYRVGRGVVATVNGETVLLGNLKLLREEGVEIWTVDSKPELDVATPIYLAVDGLLAGIHYALDRVRPDTSAMIAELHNRGIEAHMLTGDISSVAHAVAADIGLQPHEVHSDALPDQKAELVQEFTAAGKKVVFVGDGINDSAALAYADVSVSFASGSDLARETADIVLTNDRVSDLIVAQDLARHTFALVKQNIGIVGVPNLSALLIGTFLPVNPIAAVFLNNGSCLVAAGNAIRALGFKAKPLPEIEASASTVNVETVLPDTAAAQATTEETTDENASLPITHLDLAALSRRVGLSYQKISARRRRNDFADWISTHDPEGHGWEYSIDLKTFSMVPAVS